The sequence aaaatattCCATTCAGttgtaattaaaaattaattaccgCTAATAatcatttattatataatatgtaCCCTACTTTTTTTAGATTTATCCTTTCAAATTctcaatattatttattcaaaactTTATATTCacaatctcaatatttttttactattcgTATTAGTTGTACTGTGACAGCTAACAAGCTAACAATTCTATAGAATTGAAACTGATCAGGTGTtatataagaaatcaaaaattaTTCAATCAATTGTATCAAACTTCTAACGAATCTTCCTTTTTCGACTCGTAAGTTTTAAAACCActtcatataaatcatacatactttagatttattaaataattagaaatattcaacaaaaagaatattatttctaagtttttatcttataagttactttgaaaaagtCAATTCAAACATCCTCTGAAAAAACATCGTACTTGATGTATATGATAAATATGTAACCTAATTAAGTTCgctattatatattaataaatatattacttaCATGTACTTatagttttaacttttatacaTCAATTTTTATCACCAAATTATGATTAGAGAATATACATAAATTTACTAGGTATAAATAACAAATGTGAGTCGATATTTCTAgccagtaaaaaaaaaaaagttaagctGTAGATAATAATAGAGGAAATTCCCTCATTTCCATAAACCAATTTGAAGAATGCTAATATGGATTTTTAATAAGTATGCAAAGTTGTTATTTATAGAGACCCAAGAGGTGTtactaaaaatggaaaaaaatccAGGATCTTTATTGCATTGATAAGTTTGTTTTGGGgcaaatatgttttttttttattttggtgagTTTGTGAAAGCCTTATAGAGtaatttttatgttagaaaatataattaatcaaaGTATATTTTCTAACAGAGCGGTATTGGCGATAGGTATTTTATGAGGGGCATAACATTAGCAGAACTCGCGGTGGACGGTGAGTATGATTCATGAATTGTCTATgagcataatatatatatttttatttatattaattttaatattttttccagTTCATATTAAGTGAATTGTTGAAgcataacatattttttttaaatcgaaatatattaaagacttcttttttgaatattttaattatttctaaattaattttgttgtaAGAATGAAATAGGTGAGAACTTGATTAGATGAAAGGATAAATACagggaaaatttgaactttgaacgtacaatttttttttattttgaattattaaaattgtTTCAATAATTCACTTAATATGAATTAGAAAGgatattattatatgagttaCTTTCATatcgaggggtatatcagctatAAATGGTAAAGTTGAGAGATATATCAGATTCTTTTCCCTATGTTATATGATAATTCAATGAAATACATTTATAACATATCAATATAGGTCAAGTAATATAAAACGGTCTGAGTTTATATAGTATATGTATACTTTCCTTGGGCTTGCGTAAGCATCTGTAGATATAATCACATCACACAGGAGTCAATAGTCATCATTTTATGAGTTGATTTGGCAGTCAAAATAAAAGTGGAGGGGTTATAATTTGCCTAAGAAAGTGGGGGATTTTCTTGTAGCAGTTGAGACTGGAGAAGGTTTCTTTGCTATAGGGCCATTACTTATTGGAAATTGAAATGaagttaatttaaataattttgcagaaagagttaagagtagaattaataaataaaaaagaaaatggaaaaaaacaATAGCGTAAAAAAGTGAAACAACAGGGGACAAGTACTAAAGGAGTAGTTGCAGAAATGGGAATCAATGTAGTTACTACTCAATACTCTCTACTTCATGTTTGAACACGCAATGCACGCACCTCGAGGCCTTCACAATATATTCCTCCGTCTTATATTACTTGATTCTTCATAATCTGAATAAAAATCTCGtgattaatttgttaaaatgaaacGGAGGGTGAATAACACATGAGTACTTTCTATAattccattttaaattaaaagttacGTGCTTTTCACAATTACTTATGTGATTattcacaaaatattttcttagaaCGTGTAAAATAGTTAAGATCTTTTTTATACATGAAAcgaaaaaaggtcaaaaaaaatcgttaaactatctgaaatagctcatatatatccttaaactatattttggctcaaaactatccttcccgtcaaactattgggttaaaaatgtccttttaatTAACGAAAattgttaaatgccatgtggatgccacatGAATGCCACATGGCATCCAAATAGATTTCCACTGCCACaaagaataaaaggaaaaaggttaaaagtacccttaaactatccgaaatagctcatatatacccttaaattatatttcggctcaaaactatcCTTCCTGTCAAACTATTAGGtcaaaaatgaccttcttaTTAGCAAAAGTTGTTAAATTCCACATGTGCCACattgactaaatccctaaatattaattactcattttcccctcatttcattattttccagaAACGATTTCACCCCTTCTCCCTCATTTCGCAGCTAAGGTTTCATAGTAGTGGATATTCGTGGTTATAGGTTAGTAATATTTGTGGcatccacatggcatttaacaacttctgttaataagaagggtacttttgattcaataatttgacgggaagggtatttttgagccgaaatataatttaagggtatatatgagctattttCGATAGTTTaaaggtatttttgaccctttgtATTCAGTCTACGTGGCAGTGGAATCCTATTGGcatgcaatgtggcatccaTATGGCATACACGTAGTATTTAACAACTTTCGTTAATAAGAAGGTATTTTTGACCCAATATATTTAagctatttcgaatagtttaggggtatttttTTAGCCTTTTCCGTACATGAAATCATACAcctaatttaaattataaattttttttttgagaattctcTGTGTGAACCAAAGGGAATAGTATTAGTTTTTTCCTAGGCTTTGTTCATGAATCATGATTATCAACAATTATAGTATAGCATGTGCATTCAACACACATACGTGCATTTCCCTTTAATCATGTTCTTGCCAGTCtcatttatttctcttttgaaaaaaaattggagtTCTGTTATTAAGTTGACTTAGTAAATAGAGACCgattttataatatgataattgagttcataattatatattcatgaatatattaataaatttataagtaAGGTTTCTAACAAATATTATTGGGTTTCTGTAAATCTATGCAAACTTAATAAGCTAGCTTTGTCCCTTCTCGTATAATTTATTTTGCGTCATCTCGAGTATATTGATAACGTTAATTTTCtgtacaatattattttgttattatatgtaagttgctatttcattatattttgatcAATAGTGCTtattaaaaacttaaataaaaagacggtacaaagaaaagatcattTTATGCAAGCATTTTGTTTTACTAGTCACCCTCGTTATTTTTTAACTAGTAGTCAATAACTAATTAGTCAAAATTATGCTCAATGAtcgaaaaagaaatatttaaaacaattttgaaGATTACTATTTCTTAACATGATAACATATTAGTGTAATTTAACAAAAGGATATATGACCATATAGAGAGGATACCCATGCATGTATAGCCTTAAAtagttattttgatttaaataaacatatcaaaaattaagtttaattattatattattaattgtttcAAATTGTTTATAGCTTGTTCTTTTTGGGAAAGATTGCGTAGAATGACTAATATTATCGCTATATTAGATACTATATCTACagtttaagaaattataatCCATGGCTacaatttttctcaatttttgttATTCgcttaatttaaataattcgtttaatttataaatataaaatttgtataattcgatTGTTAATTGTATACTATCCAGAAATTTGTATATGCTTATCCTAGATATTTGTATACGATTGATctcaaaatttgtataattcggtTGTTGATTGTATACATCCAGAAATTTGTATATGCTTACCCTAGCTTTTGTATACGATTGATGaaaaattcacaataaattAGCACGTTTGTATATTGGCAAgcaaaatatataacataattctgaaaaaatcctaaatatataaatacggaattgtatatatatatatatatatatatNAAAAAGGGTGGAGTGGGTGAGGGATGGGGAAGAATTGTCTTGTACAAGTAGCACTCAATATGATTAGACATAATAATGCTTTGTAGCATAATTAGTGTAACCTTAAAGATCTTATCCTAATTATCTCATCTTAGCTGTCTTTGATCCAGCATGTGCCTCTCTATTGGTGGGTTGTCAATTGTTAAAACCTGCTTGTAATGGAAAGACATTTTTCTTCCTACCTCACATCCCCTTCAAAATACAACAAGGATATATAACTATAAAATCAAGGCTGCTGGCTGTTTCATGTTGACAAACTTTTTGAATAGCCAATGACAAAACATTCTATATGGTTTGTTTAAGCATAAACATTCTATAAATACTTCTTAACCCTAAGTTTCTGTTTCAATTTAAACTAATATATACAAACACCACTACATATAACGTAATTTTTGaggcattttttatttttcaaattaactaATTGTTCGATTTTTAAGACTATTTTTAGAGTGTTCTTCCAATTTTACCCTTCATCAATTAGTATTGGAATGAATGATTAATTAATACTCCCTCCATCCAGAAATGTTTGTtatgttgcgcttatcgaaagtcaatttgattaattttcaaaggtaaattagatcacattaattcgatattttaaacaaaaaaattagatattctaaaactatatgaaaagtactataaattacaattttttttatattaatatgttgaaaaaatgtatcttaaaatgttagtcaaagtttttataatttgactctaaaaatagaaaccatgacaaacaacaccggacggagggagtagttaattagttattttaaatcataaatttgacaataattagCTAGGGTAAAAATGGAAAACTAGGTTCAATTTATGTCTTAATTTACTTTTCTCAAAGGGTGTGAAAAACCTCAAAAATTCACTTACTATGGAATGGATGGAGTATAAacttagttattattataaacTTCGTTAGGGAGCGATTTACCCTCAGTGACTTTTCTGCACAAATTCGTATTCAGTTGAGCTCCAATATGAGTATCGACACtggataaaaaaaagttattattataaactaatttgaaaataatacaaaaatatgtaaatatcACATTTTACATCCGCCTTTATTAAGTTGCAATGTCAATTATAAGCCAAGATAAAAGGCGCCACCTCCgtttaaagaaaatgacttattttgactttgatctggacataaaatttaagaaaataaagaagatctttttttcttgtaattCAAAATTAAGTTATGCCAAATATATCAAATCTTATACCTTGAACAATTCATgtagaaattcaaaaataaagtgacaccaaaaaagaaaaaagatcgTTTTTACaaatagactaaaaaaatatagatcATTATATAGATCATTATGTTTGAAATGGACATAGCATTAGAATCCCTACGATAAAGAGTTTTGTGGTGGTGGTAGTGTGGTGGGGGTACTGAGGATCTCTATGCACAAACCTTGTAGTGGAATTTAAAGATCCATGAGCTTGACATAGGACCTAAATTGATAATGGCCATCACTTATACTATTATATGAAGATGAATAACTTATCAATGTTCTTAAAAGTCAAGTCTTCACTAGTAAGAGTTGTCAAAATCACAATTAGGTATGGTTGAGCAAACTGTGTTCACAAGATCCTTGTGGTTTAGGGGTCTTTTAAATGTCAAAGTAGTTGAGATATTATTGTTTTCATTTACTGTTGTATAAACTTTGTGGTTCATGATAAATGACCTTTAAACATGATGAAAATTCATTAATAAGTCGAACCAAACATTTGAATTTTATGCATTGTAGTACGTAAATAAGTGGACTTGAACGTTAGACTATATGGGCAGACAATATAAGTAAAGTGGAATCAATAAGGAGATTATATTAATCAAGTTCATAACAATATATAATCATGATAGAtccttttataaaaaaacaaaaaatagaagatTTCGTTGCATCAAACACAATGATTCTTCCTCCTCGAATGATAAAGAAAAGTTAGAAGAAAAAATACGTTTAggattaatttaaaatgtgaGTTCAGTAAAagcatttaaatataaaaatatataaaatttataaataaaaatattagcattaaaataatatttatacatgaatatcaattgaaatttattttaatttttgtaaatggTTTAAAGAGACCTTGAAAAatcattcttaaaattttttaaacttaaagctaaaatattaaatttaaaaaattttaatgattaaattgaCAATATCGAATCTGAATAACGTAGTAAAAGTGAGGCTCAACAGAGGCGTGGTGGAGGTCACATATCAGTGCCCCGCAAGGGCCCAATAAGATAAAATTTGAACCATAACTGGAAAGGTCTTTTGCTTTTAATTAAAGGTATATCACCACTTGCCTAATTATTAAAACACATGTAACTTATATAAAACAAAAGGTTATTACTGATTAGGTAAggatttattatattaaaatgaattagtgCATCTTTGACCTTTCTGAGGTGTTGgaatcaattttttctttttttttaaaagaaaaaattgaagtgCTTGAAATATAAAAGGTAAATATAGGTAGAGGTAAAAAggaattttatttctattataaatatgtaaaaaataattttagttatgtataaatgataaaaaaaattatcgaaGAGCGtttatttaaatgtcttgatcCTTTCTAATTTTTATCTTACTTGACCTTTGGATTAACTTTTATCTACGATAGTTATTAAAGAACACTTCATttataatataacttttttaatataatttaaattttagctGAATTCCAATATTACTATCGtcaaaaactaatttaaaaaaaagatttgacTCTAGAAAGGGACATGCACCTACTAAGTATGGCATGATTGACATTATTCATcagaattaatttttataaatagacaAATAGGTATACAGGTATAAATATTACTTTGCTTAACATCAACACACATCTTATGGAAAAGACCGCATACATaatgctttttctttttcttctaaaataaataaaattataacataATGGTCATTTAATATGAAGGTACCAAATACAGTGCCAAAATTGTAATTTGCTTCTTGGGTTTGCCTAGATATTTTCTttggaaaaattatttagattagtaaacatttaaatcatattaaatGTTATCGCTACTGTTTAGGGAAATTTAATTTCACAGCTATAGTTTTgctcaattttattattagtttgatttgtataattgatttttgagtgtataaataaatttaaaattttttgtatatatttattcaagctatttgtatatgatatacgataaattcattttaaattactCTATTATATATTCCCAAGTAAAATATACAAATGAAGTTCTAAAAAAATTCtagatataaaatttgtatataattagcCAATTTATATATTCACAagtaaaatacacaaataacaCAAATATATCTGCAATTTTCGTagcaaatgaaatatatatatgaaatacaattataacaaataaagCTATAAAACTTTATTACGTCTATTATATTtgctatttatgaaattttctctattttcttcaTTTCCCATGGTAAATTCGTGGTTATGAATGACATTTCAAGGTAGGGGTGGAACGGAATTTGAAAAGATACGTTGAAGTACATAGGAAGAAtgcctattttatttattctttcgGAAGacagttatttattttagtgtaaaatatatagagatagttaacacataaaaatgttatcattatatttatagacatggtttaaattaaaaatatagatTAAGATTGATCTAAATATATAGTTTGCTTATTTTGTGAAGTGTTTGATTAGTATGAATAATATAtcgaatatgaaattaaataaaaatagtaaagtaaaaaattagaagGAGCATGAGGTCTGAGGTTTAATGTTGATGGCTGATAGTGCCATCAAATGGACTTGGTCTTATTAGCTAGACAATTTagtacaataaataataggacAAGAGATTaaccatataaaataatattaatatcaatGTGTTGTATAACGAGCAGATGATAAATCAATGATCTAGAACAGAGGAAgactatttataattaaatcCTATGATATAATTTACGTAAAATTCTTTTCAATAAAGATTCTCATTTATTTGTGTCTGTATTCATTGAACAATGATTGATGAGGATTTCATTCCTTTTGTGTTATAATTGGGTTATAGATATGATCTTATGGTTTTGAAGTTAGATGAATTTACATGTGATATATTGAATTTAACTATTTTGGATTTAAATCTTTTAGAAAAGTAATTAATGTCTTCTTTAAAGATAATTATTAAGATAATTCATACATTTATAATGTTGAATCAGTCTTAATTTATCCTTATCCTCTGCGTgtcttttcttaatttattaatgtATCTAAATCAAATTTTATCCAACATAAGTTAATACTTATAACGTACTTATTACgtcttaacttatttattttagattggTGAAGAATTATGAATagctaaataaaagaaaaaatacatcCTCTTAGAatgtatacaaaattattttcttaatacacattaaaaatatttatttatataatcatGTGAATTTTCTAcgaaaataatcaataaacacAAAAGTATAATGCATTGActaactaaataatttttaaataagataaggttccatttttttttcaaagagaaaaattgcGCAACTGAAAACAGTCCatttttattactaataaaagaaaagaaataaaataattatttcaacaataacaacaataacgtaTTTATGATCATCACACAAAAACAATATATTCGCcgtctttttcttattttatataaataaaaagatcacttttaaaaaatgatcgACTCGACTCAAAGTAAAAAGAGTCTATATATACAAGAGTAGTCGacgacaaaaattaaaattaacgaCTTATCCAGAACATTTCCGGGTCAATCTAAATACCCAAAACCCAATTCACCATTTCATTACCTGAGATAAAATAAAGGACATATCTGACATTTTAAGCAGATAACGACCGATCACGTGACATTCTTGATCAGCTCAATGTTCATGAGCCACGTGGCTAAAAGCCAAAGGTAGAAAGACGCCGGCTTTGTCACGTCGATCTTATCTCCATATACGTGCTCTTAAATCCAACCGTCCATTTCATCTCAGATCTGAAAGATGAAAATCAACGGCCTATAACCGATCTTATCCCACAAACCTGCAAAAGCCTTTACGCTTCAGCCGTCAATAAATATCAGTCCCCATACCATCACTCACTTCTCTATAGAACACTACAAGCCGAGAAAGTTCTATCCTAGCGGAACGTACAAtttcccttttctcttcttctccccTTAACGTGAGCTGATTCGCTAACCTGCACCATGAGCTTACTTGACAAGCTCTGGGACGACACCGTTGCCGGTCCCCGGCCAGATAGTGGCCTCGGGAAACTCCGGAAGTATTCTACTTTTAGTCAGCGTTCAAATTCCGGCAAGGGTACGCTTTAGTTGCTATCTTTCGCCGGCGTTTGCTGAACTCTATTAACAAACAATAATCAGTACTATCTATTATGATTGGCTTATCAAATCTGTGTTAATCTGAATTATCACTTAACATAGTATATTTATCTGTGAACGTGCACAAATTAGTGCGATTTAAATAACGctatctattattttttttcaaggagCTCTGATTAACTTGATCAGTATTTAAAGTTAACTGGCTAGAATATGTTTGATTTCTGTCTCAATTTGATTGGTGAAATTGAAAGTTACTTTTTCCTAAATAAGGACTAGATGATAGCTTAtcaaaaagagaaggaaacgattttgataaataatttgatcCGAGGATTCTGCAATTTTCGCTACCGAAAATATATTCGATTCTCATGAAGCATTTTTTTTCGTTTTGCTACAGAATCAGAAGTTTCAACACCGAGATCCTTCACTGAGGAAGCAAGTGAGGACGCGGTGAAGGTGACGAGAAGTATCATGATTGTAAAGCCTTCCGGGAGTCAGAATAGAGATTCACCTCCCGTTTCTCCGGCCGGTACTACTCCTCCGGTATCTCCTTTTTCTGGTAAGCTGCCACTTTCTGTGATTAGTTTTCCGATCTAACTAGTTCCTACTTTCCCGTCGTCGCTTCGGCGGCTTCATCGCCGGATTGTACCATTAGAATAATTTGTTCGATTATTAACCGAAAGTACCCACCAGGAAAAGGggagaaaaaaaatctagaagAATCTTATAAGGTTATTATGGTAAATGTGTAATTTTCTATAATTGATGTAACTTAGCGGATAATGCGATGCAATAATGCAGATATTAGGTGGACCGcaattattttaatatggtGGTGTCCACTTAGATAGTGATATCCTTTCTAGACTCCGTTGAAGCGTTTAAAAGACACAATTTGTGCTCGGCCTCACCCCTCCACATATAACAACTGTGCATGGCTGCTTAGCTTACACATATAAcctaaaattgaataattagctATTCATCTAACAGTTTGGATAGTGGTCCAGTTTACTTTGATTCTCTTAATCTGTTCATGACTTGGCCCACGTTGCCATTTTggtaaaaacatcaatttttagaAATCAAGGACCCCCTATGTATCCTGACCTTTCAGATACATGTGTAGTGAAGTGGATAATATAAGTTAGAGTTCTTATCTTTTTATAGTTTTGAGCGATTGCTTTAGTAGTTTTATAATTGAACGACATAATAGTAGAGGTGTACCATTATTCTTCGTTGGATAGATAATTCTACTAGCTAGTTATAATGCATGTTGAGATGAGAGCTCTGTAGAGTTTAGACTTATTATTTGATGTGTAATGATGATGATCAGGTTCTTCTGGAAGAGAAGCATTTCGGTTCCGTCGGCGATCAGCGTCATTTGCATACGAGAATGCCAGTGGGGTTGGACCCAGAAGCCCTCGTCCTCCTTACGACCTGTGAGATATAGTCGGGTTCtccttttttgttttccttgttgAGGCGGCTGAATGTAGTATAGCTAGTCGACATTACTCAACATGTTCCTGGTTGAGAATGTTGTTTTGTGTGGACTTGTGGC comes from Solanum pennellii chromosome 1, SPENNV200 and encodes:
- the LOC107007942 gene encoding dormancy-associated protein homolog 3: MSLLDKLWDDTVAGPRPDSGLGKLRKYSTFSQRSNSGKESEVSTPRSFTEEASEDAVKVTRSIMIVKPSGSQNRDSPPVSPAGTTPPVSPFSGSSGREAFRFRRRSASFAYENASGVGPRSPRPPYDL